The DNA window ACCTTAGCCTTTAGTTAGCCACAAACCAAATGCTTCATCCAGATAAGGGGTAACTGGGAGGAACTTCACGTGGAGTActtaaaacccagaaaacttTGTAACTTGGCCCTTGAGCCACTTGCGTGGGGCCACTTCTACCCTGGGGAGCGCTTTCTCGCTTAAATAAATTCCTGCTTTCACTGCTTCATTCCTTTGTTACTTTGTGCGTCTTCTCCAATACTTTGATTAAAAGGCCCAGAACCTGGACAGCTTACACTTAAGGCCCTCCTTCCGGTAAAAGTAAGAATATGGGCAAAGATTATGTTCTCTTAACTTATGTATTGCAAAATgaaagtagaggaaaaaaaaaaattgactcttAGTAGATCATTCGTTTGATTTATTCCACAGAAGTTTAATGAGCACTTTGTTCCCCAAACAACATAATGGGGAAAAAGGCACTGCCACTACCCATATGGAGGTGGAGTCTACACTCATAGAGAAATTAGAGCAGGCACCAGTTCACATTTGTTTTAGCAGGAATGTGATTTAACTCACACtatttaatgatttaaaagaCTAAATCCGTGTCTGTAAGCCTGCCATGACACTGCTTTATTTATGCTTAATGGATCACACTGCAAattgtttccaatcttttggAAGACCATTGGTAGATGCTATTTGTATACAAAATGATATCAGTGTTTAAATTATCTCATGGAAATTTCGagttaattatttaaaagaagaaaaatatatctgcAAGAATATGTTTATCTCAGAGTTATCAACACTATATCAATGTCTAAGAACAGGCCAATGGTTATGTAAGTTATGGCTTTCCCAATTGATAGAAAAATATGCACtcattgaaattatatttatgaaatttaGGTAGCAGCATCAAAGAATAATTTCagcaaggaaaagaataaaaacatgtatAATTAGACTTACTgccatattaaaatatgtataaacatGAATAAAGACTAGAAGAGAATATGAGAAAAAAGACATGTTAGACTAGTGGTGATGTGGAAAAGTATTTCCATCCTGATAATTCAGTATTTAATGATAAACACATTCTAATATAAATCAACATTTAATAACTGTAAAGAGGTGTGAAATTGCTAAGTTAGTGGTTCTTAAGTTTGCCTACACATTAGAAATCTCCTAAACATCTTATTAAAAATACTGAGAGGGACCTCATCTGCAAAAATTCTGATTCTATTTATCTATAATTGGGCACATGCaacaatgttatttaaaaaacaataaggcAAAAACCAATACTGCATTTAGCCCCAGCTCCAGCTCCTGCTGAGAGTTATTAGGTGGACAATGTCTTCCAGCTTTGGGTTTCTACCATGCCTACTGAATTGTCAAAGAAGCTAAAGCCAGAGAGGGTTCCTGACTCACCCAAAGTCACATTCAGTTAGTCAGGCCAACACTAGATCCAGGGCCCCTCACTCAGAGTGCTTTCCCACTGCCCATCAGGCCCCTGGGGTTGGATGAGCTCCACTGGAACTTGGGGAAGATGCCATTTCCCTCTCTTTAATACTCAGGTTGCAAGGAAACAAAGAAGGTGAACTGGGGAGAAGGACAGCCTGGCTGAGAGCCTCCCCTATTCTCCATCACCACTTCCTTCTTCCCCTGGACATTTCTACCCAGACTAATGTGACTCAAGtcttctcctgccccaccctcccctttccctcactTTCACATCCTCTCAGCACACAGACTGGGAAACAAAGGGCTCAGTGTCCAAACCAGGGGCCCAGGGACCTGGAAACTATACCTGATGATATCTGTCACATTTGTAAGGTTGATTTCAGAGTCAGGAGTGGAGACATCGGCAGTTGACTTGGGTGGAGCTTGGGTCACAGTTCTGGGGCTGGTATAGAGTGGGCACAAGGCCTTAGTGGTGGTAGGAGGAATCTTATACACATTCTGGGTAGAATTCTCATTGGAGCCAGGGGTCCCTGAAAAACCTGCAAGAAGACacattggatggatggatggacagatggatgatgaatgggtggatgggtgggtgaatggatgtaTGGATGTATGGATGAAAATGTGGATGAGTTGATGGACGGGTAGGTGGTACGGTAAATGAAGCTGAGGAGGGAAATGAGCATGGCCCAAATGCAAAGTTTTCCTTTGCTAAAGCCAAAGAAATACTGTGGAGTCAACCTGAGTCAGAAAtcgaaaaaaggaaagaagaaaaaaagggcaggaagtgagggagagcagaaagagagaagaagaaaggaattttTTGTCATTCGTACTGTTGGAAATGAACTTGCCTTCTGTTCTTCACCAATTCTTGTGCCCCAACCTTCTCCAAGAATAATTCCAGGCTTACTTGATTCACTCTGCCTTTCGTTCACCTGGCTTATGGCATATTGCTTTAAAAGttatcttttattaatatattgtgTGTGCACCTTGTCTTCCTCAGGCTTAGAATTCCCCAGGTGCTGGGAACTTGAgcctgcttccctttcctctGTCTTCCATAATTCATTCCTTAATGCAACATCTCCTGAGGGCCTACTTTGTGTCAGAAACTACATTATTTGCTAGGGGTGCAGAGCCCAGGAAGGCACAGGTGCTTCCCTCAAGCAGTTCTGAAATGAATAGGGTACAGATAAGTAAACCCCCCTCTCCTATCCAGTGAGTAGAGTTGTGTACAAGGGGACACAAAATGAGCTCTGGAGACTTGCTCCCCCAAAATGGGAGCCATGGACCATcagcattggcatcacctgggagatCAATAGAGATGCAGACCCCTGTACCCATTCAGTTGGAGTGTGCATTTGAAATAAGATCCCCAGGTGGTCTGTGCCCACAGAAAGATGTGAGAGGGGCTGCTTCAGAAGCACACAGGCATGCCACCAAACGCATCCTTGGGAGGGGGAGTCAGGACATGACTTCTAAGTGGAGAACAAAGAATGGGACTAAATTATCCCAAATCTACCACTCACCTTAATTGTACCCCAATTCCTACCACAGCACCCAAAATTAGGCTGTGCTATCCAAGGAGAATCTCATGCATGGAAGGTTCTACTTACTACTGGACCTTAGATGAGAGATAAAGAGGTCCTGGGAGGAAGACAGACTGCTGGGAATCCTGAACCCCAGCTCTGCTGATGCTACCACCACTGCCCCTTTCCTCACCTGGCCCTTCTTTCCCCCCAAGTCCCAGGCCACTCACCCTTGGTCACCACCAAGCGGATGCGATCGAACAGCATGTGAGGCTCCTTGGGAGGCTGGTAGATCACACACTGATACAGTCCAGAATCTTCCACTTGAAGGTTGACCATTCGGACGCGCAGTAAACCATGATCATGGTAGTCTTCTAGTATGATCCTCCCCACTTGGACTGGATGGGAATTCTTTGAAGGCCTCTCTGTGCATGCCAGGGTCTTGGGCATCTCTCCGTCCCTTATTATCTGCCAAGCTTTCTGGCTGCTGGCAAACTTCTCTAGCGTGTAGTCACATTTCACATCCAGGGTCTGCCCCTCTTTCAGTTCATACTTTTCCTCAGTTAATTTAGTTGCAGCTCGGAGTTCTATAAGCAGGGAAAGAGAATGGGTTCTGTGaggaattatttttctctctctgagtgGGGAAAAAGGAGAGGAGCCCCCTGTTTTTCTTGTCCAACCACCCATATTTCAGATGAGGTTCTTGAGGCCTCCAGAGAAAATACAACTTGCCCTGCAAGCCAGCACTAGACCTCAGATCTTTCCACTGTGAGTAGGTTTTTTACTATAAGAGACTGCATATGGTGCATGAGGATCAAATTTCATAAATGATCAGAAGAGGAAGACTGACTTTGAGAGGAAGAAACTGCCTGCCTGGAGACAGAACATGGGATATTGTACTAAGACCACGAGTGGCTGCAGCATGGTGGGAGGGATCGATTACAAGGGCGTATGACATAAAAAGTGAACGCAAAGACACGGTGCTAGCAGAGAGTGGCTCCAAGGACACCTTGAGGAACTTCATCTAAGTCAGGGCAAGGAGATCAGCTCAAAAGACCTTTGGACAAACAGTGAGGAAGCCGTCTGGAGGGCATGATGGGCATGGATATCTGACTGCCTGGCactcctttttcccttccttggGTAGCAGAGCACCCCTTTCCAAGGGAACGATCCTGTGTGGCTCTACTGTTGGGGCAGCCCACATTCTCAAGGATGGGCACAGGACACAGGATTTGCCAATCCAAGTACCCCATCtcggggccaggcacagtggctcacgcatgtaatcccacactttgggaggatgaggaggtcagatcacctgaggtcgggagttcgagaccagcctggccaacatggtgaaaccttgcctctactaaaaatacaaaaaaattagccaggcatggtggtgcacacctgtagtcccagatacatgggaggctgaggtgggagaatcacttgaacccgggaggtggaggttacagtgagccaagatcacaacactgcactccagcctgggccacagggcaagactctgttaaaaaaaaaaacacacacacacacacacacatacacaaagtaCCCCATCTCCCTGCCAGGCTGATTGGTTTAGGAAGGAGCACATGGCTGAGCTGGACCAATCAGAGTCCTCCCTGAGACTGCTGTAGCCATTAATGGAAATGCTTCTTGCTGGGATTCACAGGTCAATGAGATGTGAAACTTTATTATGTGAAACTTTCTACCACGTAGGAATAGGCTGCCCGAGAATGGCTAAACAGGCAGAAAGTgagtgggaggaaggaagagggggatagtggaggggagagaaagaaagagagaaaaaaacccacGTTATCTGAGTCATGGACTCAGCTGTGCTCCAAAGGAGCACCCCTTGTACTTCCCAGTTACCTGAGCCAAGAAATGCCCCCTCCTATTTTTGATGTCACGGAGtcacagcagtggttctccactGGGGAGCAATTTTTGCTCCCCGCCACAACTCTCCCTGAAACACTGGACAATATctagacatttttggttgttataaCCAGGGAGAGGGGTGGATGCTACTAACATCTAATGGATACCAGGCTAAGCAatctacagtgcacaggacagcccccacaacaaagaatcatcccaccccaaatgtcaatagtgccatgTTTGAGAACCCCTGGGTTACAGTGACAATAGTTTCCATCACATTCTTGGAGTCCGAACTGGGTTAACCATCTAGAATTGGGGATGCTCATCTGGCCTTGTCCAAGGGAGCCTTGCTGATGGGAGGCCAAGCAGAGCGGAAGTGAGAAGACCAAGGTCCGTGTTTTCAGCTGGACACACAGGGCTCTCTAAGTTTGCTGAGAGACTGTAGCTTACCCACTCAGGCCTGGGGTACCTTCCCCCATGGAGCACCAAATAACAGGCTAGACAGTGCTGCTGGGTCTACTGTGTGGGTCACGGTAACACTAGTACTGCTGTTATTAATACCACACACTTAGGTCCTTGCAGGCCTGGTGAAAAATGACAAGTGCTTACCCTTTCATGGAGCCCCCTGGCATGCCCACCCCAGGATAGGCCAACAGATCTGCCTGACCTTAGGAAGACTCAACTCAGGGACTCACAAGGAGTTTAAAGGTGAAATCAGTCTTGAAAGCCAGTTCTTCTGGGAGCAGACTCCAGTTTCTAGGGAAACCTCGGAAACAGACCTCTTGGGCAACTCCCACACACTCCAGTCAGGAATGTGCCTCCAAGAGACTGTTGACCAGAGGCTGAGTGTTGTCTGAAACCAAGCCTGGTTCCCTCATTTGTTCACTCACTCATCAGACTGGCTGGGAGACTTCTCTATCataggcactgtgctgggctctTTGGAAGACACACAGACTCCATCCTCAAGTTGCCACCACTGAAGCCCTAACCTCTGAAGTTAATGTTACagataaatctcttttatttgcCAGCTCCCCAGGGAAGGTGGGAGTTACAGGTGACTGAGTTTGCAAACTTGCCTGTCTCTCACAGAAGGAAGGAGACAATAAGAAATGAAGGCTGCTGAGCTGTCTGTGCACAATTGCAAGAAGGGAATTCCTttgaatatgttaattaaaagGGTAGCAAATACTACCTATTAAGTATTATGTGCTAAGGGTTTTTAAAgactatcttatttaatctttataaagtaaaaagttgaCACcattattctccccattttatagataaggaaactgaggcacagacagattaagtgatttgcccaaagtcTCACCATAGTTAAGTactagagccaggattcaaacccaaggaCTCTGGTTCCACCTAAAGCACTGAGCTACATGGTCCAACACAGTCTGATAGGGATTAGAGAAGTCCTGGCCCAAGTGTGAATAAGTATCCAGTTGCAAGGAGCATTGAGGTTAACCCCTAACCTATCCCCACAGGGCACAATGAAATATATACCACTGGTTTTCTCTCACACAGGTACATAACCTTCAGCCCTCTGCCA is part of the Homo sapiens chromosome 6, GRCh38.p14 Primary Assembly genome and encodes:
- the TREM1 gene encoding triggering receptor expressed on myeloid cells 1 isoform X1; translation: MRKTRLWGLLWMLFVSELRAATKLTEEKYELKEGQTLDVKCDYTLEKFASSQKAWQIIRDGEMPKTLACTERPSKNSHPVQVGRIILEDYHDHGLLRVRMVNLQVEDSGLYQCVIYQPPKEPHMLFDRIRLVVTKGFSGTPGSNENSTQNVYKIPPTTTKALCPLYTSPRTVTQAPPKSTADVSTPDSEINLTNVTDIIREKSMTFGIRRLDVESHPLPPLHTGHFRISQFFSQAGTQSLHSCYKGKPTP
- the TREM1 gene encoding triggering receptor expressed on myeloid cells 1 isoform X2 encodes the protein MRKTRLWGLLWMLFVSELRAATKLTEEKYELKEGQTLDVKCDYTLEKFASSQKAWQIIRDGEMPKTLACTERPSKNSHPVQVGRIILEDYHDHGLLRVRMVNLQVEDSGLYQCVIYQPPKEPHMLFDRIRLVVTKG
- the TREM1 gene encoding triggering receptor expressed on myeloid cells 1 isoform 1 precursor (isoform 1 precursor is encoded by transcript variant 1); the encoded protein is MRKTRLWGLLWMLFVSELRAATKLTEEKYELKEGQTLDVKCDYTLEKFASSQKAWQIIRDGEMPKTLACTERPSKNSHPVQVGRIILEDYHDHGLLRVRMVNLQVEDSGLYQCVIYQPPKEPHMLFDRIRLVVTKGFSGTPGSNENSTQNVYKIPPTTTKALCPLYTSPRTVTQAPPKSTADVSTPDSEINLTNVTDIIRVPVFNIVILLAGGFLSKSLVFSVLFAVTLRSFVP
- the TREM1 gene encoding triggering receptor expressed on myeloid cells 1 isoform 2 precursor (isoform 2 precursor is encoded by transcript variant 2) — encoded protein: MRKTRLWGLLWMLFVSELRAATKLTEEKYELKEGQTLDVKCDYTLEKFASSQKAWQIIRDGEMPKTLACTERPSKNSHPVQVGRIILEDYHDHGLLRVRMVNLQVEDSGLYQCVIYQPPKEPHMLFDRIRLVVTKGFSGTPGSNENSTQNVYKIPPTTTKALCPLYTSPRTVTQAPPKSTADVSTPDSEINLTNVTDIIRYSFQVPGPLVWTLSPLFPSLCAERM
- the TREM1 gene encoding triggering receptor expressed on myeloid cells 1 isoform 3 precursor (isoform 3 precursor is encoded by transcript variant 3); its protein translation is MRKTRLWGLLWMLFVSELRAATKLTEEKYELKEGQTLDVKCDYTLEKFASSQKAWQIIRDGEMPKTLACTERPSKNSHPVQVGRIILEDYHDHGLLRVRMVNLQVEDSGLYQCVIYQPPKEPHMLFDRIRLVVTKGFRCSTLSFSWLVDS